From the genome of Prevotella herbatica, one region includes:
- a CDS encoding peptidylprolyl isomerase, whose protein sequence is MRCKKTISVLTAMLLNGSMVFAQSADPVLMTINGKPILRSEFEYSYNKNNSNGVIDKKSVDDYVDLFINYKLKVEAALDAHLDMMKSYQNEFASYRDKQIRPSVISDADIETEAYHLYNEIQKRVDSHGGIVKVAHILLRLNQRAPQEKDVSAKLRIDSIYKVLLNGADFAQLAKKYSDDKESAVNGGELPWIQYGQTFPEFEKQAFAIKKGQISKPFMSPVGYHIILKKDSRNFFPYDSLRNDIIKFIEQRGIRENMINARLDSISKLQHVTVSDVLEKKTQEMESEDPSLKYLIKEYHDGLLMFEISNRTVWKNAATDEAALSKYFKKNKKRYKWEQPRFKGIAYHTKYKDDLKAVKKILRKTDFSEWSDILKRTFNKNSARILVDEGLFKIGDNLLVDNFVFKQNKPYKHLVDYPYENVYGKKLKSPADFSDVRQLVVNDYQEYLEKGWVETLRKKYPVSVNHAVLATVNKH, encoded by the coding sequence ATGAGATGTAAAAAAACTATATCAGTGTTAACAGCCATGCTCCTAAACGGGAGCATGGTTTTTGCGCAGTCTGCTGATCCAGTTTTAATGACAATTAATGGTAAGCCTATATTGCGTTCCGAGTTTGAGTATTCTTACAACAAGAATAATTCTAACGGAGTCATTGATAAAAAATCAGTTGATGATTATGTTGACCTTTTCATCAATTATAAGCTTAAGGTTGAGGCTGCCCTTGATGCTCATTTAGATATGATGAAGTCATATCAAAACGAGTTCGCATCTTATAGGGATAAGCAGATTAGACCTTCTGTAATTAGTGATGCTGATATAGAAACTGAAGCATATCATTTATACAATGAAATTCAAAAAAGAGTAGACTCACACGGTGGTATTGTAAAGGTTGCGCATATACTTTTAAGGCTAAATCAACGTGCCCCGCAGGAAAAAGACGTATCAGCAAAATTACGTATAGATTCTATATATAAAGTGTTACTGAATGGGGCTGATTTTGCACAGTTGGCAAAGAAATATTCTGATGATAAAGAATCAGCTGTCAATGGTGGTGAGTTACCATGGATACAATATGGACAAACTTTTCCTGAATTTGAAAAACAGGCTTTTGCTATTAAAAAGGGGCAGATCAGCAAACCATTTATGTCGCCTGTTGGTTACCATATTATATTGAAGAAAGACAGTCGCAACTTTTTCCCTTATGATTCGTTGCGCAATGATATCATAAAGTTTATAGAACAACGGGGCATTCGTGAGAACATGATTAATGCACGTTTGGATTCTATATCAAAATTACAGCATGTAACGGTGTCGGACGTGCTTGAAAAAAAGACACAGGAAATGGAGTCAGAAGACCCTTCTTTGAAATATCTTATTAAAGAGTATCATGACGGACTATTGATGTTTGAAATCAGTAATCGTACTGTTTGGAAGAATGCTGCAACTGATGAAGCTGCATTATCTAAGTATTTCAAGAAGAATAAAAAGAGATATAAATGGGAGCAACCTAGGTTTAAGGGTATTGCTTATCATACAAAATACAAGGATGATTTGAAAGCTGTTAAGAAGATCCTGCGTAAAACGGATTTCTCGGAATGGTCAGATATATTGAAAAGAACATTTAATAAAAATAGTGCCCGAATACTTGTTGACGAGGGTCTGTTTAAAATAGGAGATAATTTGTTGGTCGATAATTTTGTGTTCAAACAGAATAAACCATATAAGCATCTTGTAGATTATCCATACGAAAATGTTTATGGAAAGAAATTGAAGTCTCCTGCAGACTTTTCTGATGTTCGTCAACTGGTGGTCAATGATTATCAGGAATATCTTGAAAAAGGGTGGGTTGAGACTTTACGCAAGAAATATCCTGTTAGCGTTAATCATGCTGTTCTCGCTACGGTTAATAAGCATTAG
- a CDS encoding peptidylprolyl isomerase: MNKGYKIFSGFLGLLLLIGMSAKANKIDGIMSNTEDSVKVKPSVQKAPEHSVIDEVVWVVGDEPILKSDVEQMRLQGEMEGVKWGGNPDCTIPEQLAVQKLYLHQAEIDSLQVTESDIASSVDQQINFWINSAGSREKLEEYQGKTVNQMRSDLHDDFKNRQLIEKMRHKLVENISVTPSDVRKYFKDLPQDSIPFVPTEVEVEILVRQPRIPQSEINRVKDELRSFTDRVTKGETSFATLARLYSEDPGSARQGGEMDYTGRGTLDPAFANVAFNLTDPKKVSKIVESEFGYHIIQLIDKRGDKIKVRHILIKPKVSDTEINQAIGRLDSISSDIKAKKFTFEEACSYLSEDKDTRNNHGLMAYSDNQTGKITSKFQMKNLATEVASVVDTMKVDEISAPFKMINSKGKTVVAIIKLKSRIEGHRAKITEDFQTMQDVVEAKEREKKLHDWVVNKIKQTYVRMNPRYKDCDFEYQGWVK; the protein is encoded by the coding sequence ATGAATAAAGGATATAAAATATTTTCTGGCTTCCTTGGACTACTGCTCCTTATAGGAATGTCAGCTAAAGCTAATAAGATAGATGGTATAATGTCTAATACAGAAGATTCTGTAAAGGTTAAACCATCTGTACAGAAAGCTCCTGAACATAGCGTTATTGACGAAGTTGTTTGGGTTGTAGGTGATGAGCCTATTTTAAAGTCTGATGTAGAGCAGATGCGACTGCAGGGCGAAATGGAGGGCGTTAAGTGGGGAGGTAATCCTGATTGTACGATTCCTGAACAATTGGCAGTGCAGAAGTTGTATCTTCATCAAGCCGAGATTGACTCGTTGCAAGTTACAGAATCAGACATAGCAAGTAGTGTAGACCAACAGATTAATTTCTGGATTAATTCAGCAGGTTCACGTGAGAAGCTTGAAGAGTATCAGGGTAAGACCGTAAACCAGATGCGCTCTGATTTGCATGATGATTTCAAAAATCGTCAGCTGATAGAGAAGATGCGTCACAAACTTGTTGAGAATATATCTGTAACACCGTCTGACGTGCGTAAATATTTTAAGGATTTACCACAAGATAGTATTCCTTTTGTTCCTACCGAGGTGGAAGTAGAAATACTTGTTCGCCAACCACGTATTCCACAGTCTGAAATTAACAGAGTGAAAGACGAACTTCGTAGTTTTACAGACCGTGTTACAAAGGGTGAAACTTCTTTTGCAACTTTAGCACGTTTGTATTCTGAAGATCCTGGCTCTGCAAGACAGGGTGGGGAAATGGACTATACAGGTCGTGGAACCTTGGATCCAGCTTTTGCGAATGTAGCTTTTAATCTTACTGATCCAAAGAAAGTCTCAAAAATTGTAGAGTCTGAGTTTGGTTATCATATAATTCAACTTATTGATAAACGAGGTGATAAGATAAAGGTACGTCATATACTTATTAAGCCAAAAGTTTCTGATACGGAAATCAATCAGGCTATAGGTCGTTTGGATTCAATAAGCAGTGATATCAAGGCTAAAAAATTTACTTTTGAGGAGGCTTGTTCATATCTTTCAGAAGATAAGGATACTCGCAATAATCATGGACTTATGGCATATAGCGATAATCAGACAGGTAAAATAACATCTAAGTTCCAGATGAAGAATCTTGCTACCGAGGTGGCCAGTGTTGTTGATACAATGAAGGTTGACGAGATTTCGGCTCCTTTCAAGATGATTAACTCAAAAGGAAAGACCGTTGTTGCCATCATAAAGCTGAAAAGTAGAATAGAGGGCCATCGTGCAAAGATAACTGAAGATTTCCAGACTATGCAGGATGTTGTAGAGGCAAAGGAGCGTGAGAAGAAACTCCACGATTGGGTTGTTAATAAGATTAAGCAGACATATGTCCGCATGAATCCACGATATAAGGATTGTGATTTTGAATATCAAGGATGGGTTAAATAA
- a CDS encoding OstA-like protein, which produces MKFSNIIRYIFGHRIVVAAVLCLFGLSLFQTLGAAGRKVRRVNMDDRVYLVHADILKFDQFGPNPDAQIVKGRVHFIHKGASLWCDSAYFFQESNSVKAFGHVRYVQGRELSLIAKRASYDGMRQLLEARNDVVLHHGNKVLYTDSLDFDRFNNYAYFFEGGRLVDGKDRLSSDWGDYNTQTREAVFWYNVKMHSSNRIITTDELHYDTKKSIAHVVGPSRIIQKGSVINTTDAYFNSKTDKAEMYSRSTVTDKNKEITGDSLFYSKKTGLARGYGNVIYVDKKNKNQLLGHRLIYNEKTGIGWATGHALAKEYSQKDTLYMHADSMKIYTFNINTDSVYRKVHCFKHTKVFRSDVQAICDSLVYNSKDSCMTMYKDPIAWNADRQILGEIIKVYLQDSTVRETHVIGQALSIELMPDKKHYNQLSSKEITTYFVKGNVRRVVASGNVKTVYYPVDDKDSTLQGLVYTETDTMKLYISPERKLQKIWTPKNQSVMYPMTQVPPNKYKLPEFAWFDNLRPTGPADVFLWRGKGDNNKLKPQDRKKAPLQNIDNTEK; this is translated from the coding sequence ATGAAGTTTAGCAATATAATACGATATATCTTCGGGCATAGAATCGTCGTTGCGGCGGTTTTGTGCCTGTTTGGACTTAGCTTATTCCAAACTTTAGGTGCTGCTGGTCGTAAGGTTAGACGCGTGAACATGGATGACAGAGTGTATCTTGTTCATGCAGACATACTTAAATTCGATCAATTTGGTCCTAATCCAGATGCACAAATAGTAAAAGGCCGCGTCCATTTTATCCATAAAGGTGCTAGTCTTTGGTGTGACAGTGCATATTTTTTTCAGGAGTCTAACTCTGTAAAGGCTTTTGGCCATGTACGTTATGTTCAGGGACGTGAATTATCCTTGATTGCGAAACGTGCTTCTTATGATGGTATGCGCCAATTGCTAGAGGCACGAAACGATGTTGTGCTCCATCATGGGAATAAGGTCCTTTATACTGATAGTCTTGATTTTGACCGCTTCAATAATTACGCTTATTTCTTTGAGGGAGGGCGTCTTGTTGATGGAAAAGATCGCTTGTCGTCAGATTGGGGAGATTATAATACACAAACTCGTGAGGCTGTTTTCTGGTATAATGTGAAGATGCATAGTAGCAACCGTATCATCACGACAGATGAATTGCATTATGATACAAAAAAGTCTATTGCACACGTTGTAGGTCCAAGTAGAATTATTCAAAAAGGTAGCGTCATCAACACCACTGATGCGTATTTCAATAGTAAGACTGATAAGGCAGAGATGTATAGTCGCTCAACAGTTACCGATAAGAATAAGGAAATTACAGGAGATAGTCTTTTCTATAGTAAGAAAACTGGACTTGCACGTGGATATGGTAATGTGATATATGTAGACAAAAAAAACAAGAACCAACTTTTAGGGCATCGTCTTATTTATAATGAGAAAACAGGTATTGGATGGGCTACAGGACATGCGTTGGCGAAAGAATACTCACAAAAGGATACTCTTTACATGCATGCCGACTCAATGAAGATTTATACGTTCAATATAAATACGGACTCTGTATATCGCAAGGTGCATTGCTTCAAGCATACAAAGGTATTCCGTAGTGATGTTCAGGCTATATGCGATTCTCTCGTTTACAATTCAAAGGACTCATGTATGACCATGTATAAAGATCCTATTGCGTGGAATGCAGATAGACAGATTCTAGGTGAAATTATAAAGGTATATTTGCAAGATAGTACAGTGCGTGAGACGCATGTAATAGGTCAGGCACTTAGTATAGAGCTAATGCCCGACAAAAAACACTATAATCAACTGTCAAGTAAAGAAATAACGACTTATTTTGTAAAGGGAAATGTGCGTAGAGTAGTCGCTTCTGGAAATGTGAAGACAGTATATTACCCTGTCGATGATAAAGATTCCACGCTCCAAGGGCTTGTCTATACAGAAACGGACACGATGAAACTTTATATATCTCCAGAAAGGAAACTTCAAAAGATATGGACTCCGAAGAATCAAAGTGTTATGTATCCAATGACACAGGTTCCTCCAAATAAATATAAACTTCCTGAATTTGCATGGTTTGATAACTTGCGTCCAACAGGACCTGCTGATGTTTTCTTATGGCGAGGAAAGGGTGACAATAATAAATTGAAACCGCAAGATCGCAAAAAAGCACCCTTACAGAATATTGACAATACAGAGAAATAA
- the mutL gene encoding DNA mismatch repair endonuclease MutL → MSDIIQLLPDSVANQIAAGEVIQRPASVIKELVENAVDAGAKNINVLVVDAGRTSIQVVDDGKGMSETDARLSFERHATSKIRSAEDLFSLHTMGFRGEALASIAAVAQIELKTRQASDEIGTLLSISGSKFTGQEPCSCPVGSNFSIENLFYNVPARRKFLKSNSTELNNIITAFERIALVYPDISFTLHSNGTEMFNLKAGVLRQRIIDIFGKRLNQDLLSVKVDTSMCKISGYVGKPESSRKKGAHQYFFVNGRYMKHPYFSKAVMNAFDRLVPMGEQVPYFIYFDINTEDIDVNIHPTKTEIKFENEQAIWQILSAAVKEAVGMFNDVPSIDFDTQGRPDIPVYNPENNVSAPKVQFNPTYNPFNTGASAQPQTKSADKWESLYNGLKNQTSQETELFTSKMVQPAQEADDIPMENVIAEKSPAHYQYKGCYIMTAVKSGLMIVDQHRAHMRILYDKYLEQMKNRDVASQKVLFPESIHLSATEDVTLKKIESEMVKLGFEITALGGGSYAINAIPAGIEGLNVVELVHDIIVSSQEKAGDITDETNSALALTLARNAAIPFGQVLSNDEMENIFNSLFASSNPNYTPDGKNILCILKQNEIEHLLG, encoded by the coding sequence ATGAGTGACATAATACAGTTATTGCCTGATTCGGTAGCTAATCAAATCGCTGCTGGTGAAGTTATTCAGCGTCCTGCTTCTGTTATTAAGGAGTTGGTTGAAAACGCCGTTGATGCAGGAGCTAAGAATATTAACGTTCTTGTTGTTGATGCAGGAAGAACGTCTATACAGGTTGTTGATGATGGTAAAGGAATGTCTGAAACTGATGCAAGATTGTCTTTTGAACGTCATGCAACATCAAAGATACGTAGTGCAGAGGATTTGTTCTCTCTTCATACTATGGGGTTCCGTGGTGAGGCTTTAGCTTCTATTGCCGCAGTAGCGCAGATAGAATTAAAGACTCGTCAGGCTTCTGATGAAATAGGTACTCTTCTATCAATTTCTGGTAGTAAATTTACTGGTCAGGAACCATGCTCTTGTCCTGTGGGAAGTAATTTCTCGATAGAGAATTTGTTCTATAATGTTCCTGCACGCCGTAAGTTCCTTAAATCAAACTCAACAGAGCTCAATAATATAATAACAGCTTTTGAGCGCATCGCATTGGTTTATCCTGACATATCTTTCACTTTGCATAGTAACGGTACCGAAATGTTTAATCTTAAAGCAGGCGTACTGCGGCAGCGTATTATAGACATTTTTGGCAAACGTCTTAATCAGGATTTGCTTTCAGTAAAAGTCGATACTTCAATGTGTAAAATCTCAGGATATGTTGGTAAGCCAGAGTCATCACGCAAAAAGGGAGCGCACCAGTACTTTTTCGTTAATGGTAGATACATGAAGCATCCTTATTTTAGTAAGGCTGTGATGAATGCTTTTGATCGTCTGGTTCCTATGGGTGAGCAAGTGCCTTATTTTATTTACTTTGATATTAATACAGAGGACATAGATGTAAATATCCATCCTACAAAAACTGAAATTAAGTTTGAGAATGAACAGGCAATATGGCAGATTCTTTCAGCAGCAGTGAAGGAAGCTGTAGGTATGTTTAATGATGTTCCGTCTATAGACTTTGATACTCAGGGACGTCCTGATATACCAGTTTATAATCCAGAAAATAATGTATCAGCTCCTAAAGTTCAATTTAACCCAACATACAATCCTTTTAATACAGGTGCCAGTGCTCAGCCTCAAACAAAGTCTGCTGACAAATGGGAAAGTCTTTACAATGGATTGAAAAATCAGACCAGTCAGGAGACAGAACTGTTTACATCTAAGATGGTGCAACCTGCTCAGGAGGCAGATGATATTCCAATGGAAAATGTTATCGCAGAGAAATCTCCTGCACATTATCAGTACAAGGGTTGTTATATCATGACAGCAGTGAAGTCTGGACTGATGATCGTTGATCAACATCGTGCGCATATGCGAATACTTTATGATAAGTATCTCGAACAAATGAAGAATAGAGACGTTGCTTCACAAAAGGTGTTGTTTCCAGAAAGCATTCATCTTTCAGCAACAGAGGATGTAACTTTGAAAAAGATTGAATCCGAAATGGTTAAACTCGGTTTTGAGATTACAGCTCTTGGTGGTGGTAGTTATGCAATAAATGCAATTCCTGCTGGTATAGAAGGATTAAATGTTGTTGAACTTGTGCACGATATTATTGTGTCGTCACAGGAAAAGGCAGGGGATATAACTGATGAGACAAATAGTGCTTTGGCTTTGACCCTTGCGCGTAATGCTGCAATTCCTTTCGGACAGGTATTGAGTAATGATGAAATGGAGAATATATTCAATAGTCTCTTTGCTTCTTCAAATCCTAACTACACTCCTGACGGCAAAAATATTCTCTGTATATTGAAACAGAATGAGATAGAACATTTGTTAGGATAA
- a CDS encoding OmpA family protein, whose protein sequence is MKKLLMTLALVGCSYASFAQDTEPVLKHSVSTNSFWSNWFVQLGGDYNSWISNQEHGLGLKNGDSYGLFDSERTTFGGAIAVGKWFTPSIGLRTKVQMWRAKQVGPQVSSNKFDYWMLNEHIMFNLSNMLYGYNPNRVWNLTPFVGGGVSRNCNSNLYAMQLSAGINSSWKICNKLSVYTELGYNRLEADFDGVQNGGKNNSRGWNAKDNNLYAEVGVTLNLGKGMWSKSLDLDAINSMSQSQLDALNAQLADLTSENEQLRKENAKKDTTTVKVTEIKSVKEFVTTPISIFFNIGKIDISSLKDLVNVRALAKYAIENNSNILVTGYADSATGTPEINKKLSLNRANTVVDQLIQMGVSRSNIKTAVFGGSETLKPIEFNRRATVQITE, encoded by the coding sequence ATGAAAAAACTATTAATGACTTTAGCCTTAGTAGGATGCTCTTACGCTTCTTTTGCACAGGACACAGAACCTGTATTGAAGCATAGTGTTTCAACTAATTCTTTTTGGAGTAACTGGTTTGTACAACTAGGTGGTGATTACAACTCTTGGATTTCAAATCAGGAACATGGACTTGGATTGAAAAATGGTGATAGTTATGGCTTGTTTGATAGTGAACGTACAACTTTTGGTGGCGCTATTGCTGTGGGCAAATGGTTTACTCCTAGTATAGGATTGCGTACAAAAGTACAGATGTGGAGAGCTAAGCAGGTTGGTCCTCAGGTTTCTTCAAATAAGTTTGATTATTGGATGCTTAACGAACATATTATGTTTAATTTGAGTAATATGCTTTATGGCTATAATCCTAATCGTGTTTGGAACCTAACTCCGTTTGTGGGTGGTGGTGTTTCACGTAACTGCAATTCCAATTTATATGCAATGCAGCTTAGTGCTGGCATTAACTCATCTTGGAAGATTTGTAATAAACTTAGTGTTTATACAGAACTAGGATATAATAGATTGGAAGCAGATTTTGACGGCGTACAGAATGGTGGTAAAAATAATAGTCGTGGATGGAATGCCAAAGACAATAACCTATATGCTGAAGTTGGTGTAACATTAAACTTAGGTAAAGGTATGTGGAGCAAGTCACTTGACTTAGATGCAATAAATTCAATGTCACAGTCTCAGCTTGACGCTCTCAATGCTCAGTTGGCAGATTTGACAAGTGAAAATGAACAACTTCGTAAGGAGAATGCAAAGAAGGATACTACCACTGTTAAGGTCACAGAAATTAAGAGTGTGAAAGAGTTTGTTACAACTCCGATTTCTATATTCTTCAATATTGGTAAGATAGATATTTCTTCTTTGAAGGATCTTGTAAATGTTCGCGCTCTTGCAAAGTATGCAATAGAGAATAACTCTAATATTCTTGTTACAGGTTATGCTGATTCAGCAACAGGTACACCTGAAATCAATAAGAAGCTTTCCCTTAACCGTGCCAATACTGTTGTTGACCAACTCATACAGATGGGTGTTTCTCGCAGCAATATTAAGACAGCTGTATTTGGTGGGTCTGAAACTCTTAAGCCTATTGAGTTCAACCGTCGTGCAACAGTTCAGATTACAGAATAA
- the purB gene encoding adenylosuccinate lyase: MNLDLLTAISPIDGRYRGKTEPLANYFSEYALIRYRVRVEIEYFITLCELPLPQLASFDKTLFERLRDIYRNFDETCAARVKDIEKTTNHDVKAVEYFIKEEFDKIGGLDAYKEFIHFGLTSQDINNTSVPLTVKEALADVYCPQVEELIAVLQQYAEEWKDVPMLAKTHGQPASPTRLGKEIMVYVYRLTEQLNSLKACKITAKFGGATGNYNAHHVAYPEYDWKAFGNKFVSEKLGLEREQWTTQISNYDYLGAIFDAIRRINTIIIDLDRDFWMYISMEYFKQKIKAGEVGSSAMPHKVNPIDYENSEGNLGIANAILQFLAQKLPVSRLQRDLTDSTVLRNIGVPLGHGIIAIQSTLKGLRKLILNEDKIAEDLDNTWAVVAEAIQTILRREAYPHPYEALKALTRTNAKMTEETIHAFIKELNVSDSVKAELMAITPHNYTGV, encoded by the coding sequence ATGAATCTTGATTTATTGACTGCCATATCGCCTATCGATGGTCGTTATAGAGGTAAAACAGAACCGCTAGCAAACTATTTTTCAGAGTATGCTTTGATACGTTATCGCGTACGTGTAGAAATCGAATATTTTATCACTTTGTGTGAGTTGCCTTTACCGCAGCTTGCGTCTTTTGATAAGACTCTTTTTGAACGACTTCGTGATATCTATCGCAACTTTGACGAGACATGTGCGGCTCGTGTAAAGGATATTGAGAAAACAACAAACCATGATGTAAAGGCTGTTGAGTATTTTATCAAAGAAGAATTTGACAAGATCGGTGGCTTGGATGCTTACAAAGAATTTATACATTTCGGATTGACTTCTCAGGATATAAACAATACTAGTGTCCCTCTAACTGTAAAGGAAGCTCTTGCTGATGTTTATTGTCCTCAGGTCGAAGAACTTATTGCCGTATTACAGCAATATGCAGAGGAATGGAAAGATGTTCCAATGCTTGCCAAAACTCATGGACAGCCAGCATCTCCTACACGCTTGGGTAAGGAAATCATGGTTTATGTATATCGTCTAACCGAACAACTTAATAGTTTGAAGGCTTGCAAAATTACAGCAAAGTTTGGAGGTGCAACAGGTAACTACAATGCTCATCACGTTGCTTATCCTGAATATGACTGGAAAGCATTTGGTAATAAATTTGTAAGCGAAAAATTAGGATTAGAGCGTGAACAATGGACAACTCAGATTAGTAATTATGACTATCTTGGTGCTATTTTTGATGCTATTCGCCGCATAAACACCATAATTATTGATTTGGATCGTGATTTCTGGATGTATATTTCAATGGAATATTTTAAGCAGAAAATCAAGGCTGGGGAAGTTGGTTCAAGTGCAATGCCACATAAGGTTAATCCTATTGACTATGAAAATAGTGAAGGTAATCTTGGAATTGCGAATGCTATACTTCAGTTCCTTGCTCAAAAACTTCCAGTTAGCAGGTTGCAGCGTGATCTTACAGATAGCACAGTCTTGCGTAATATTGGAGTTCCCTTGGGACATGGCATCATTGCCATTCAAAGCACATTGAAGGGATTGCGTAAGCTCATCCTTAATGAAGACAAGATAGCCGAAGACTTGGATAACACTTGGGCTGTTGTTGCAGAGGCTATTCAGACTATACTTCGCCGTGAGGCTTATCCTCATCCTTATGAGGCTTTGAAAGCACTCACGCGTACTAATGCCAAGATGACCGAGGAGACTATCCATGCGTTTATCAAAGAATTGAATGTTAGTGACAGTGTTAAAGCCGAGCTTATGGCGATCACTCCACACAACTATACTGGTGTATAA
- a CDS encoding pseudouridine synthase, whose protein sequence is MDSELENKSQNLSTEQNEGTREGYSRTSGNYSNNYHETGNRTQRPRIHSQRTYSSERTDRSYNNDGGFRPEGFGSNLQSDRMQNGDRPQRSYQPRQQGGYRPRYNNDDNQGGYNRGGYGRPQQQGGYRPRYNNDDNQGGYRPRYNNDDNQGGYRPRYNNDDNQGGYQPRQQGGYNNRGGYNNNRGGYGQQGGYNNRGGYNNNRGGYGQQGGYNSRGGYNNNRSGYNNNRGGYGQQDGYRPRTADYDPNAKYSLKKRIEYKEENVDPNEPIRLNKFLANAGVCSRREADEFIQAGVVTVNGKVVTELGTKVLRADEVSFHEQPVSLEKKVYVLLNKPKDYVTTSDDPQQRKTVMDLVKDACPERIYPVGRLDRNTTGVLLLTNDGDLASKLTHPKFLKKKVYHAYLDKNVTAADLQKIVDGIELEDGEIHADAIEYADDMDKSQVGVEIHSGKNRIVRRIFESLGYRVVKLDRVQFAGLTKKNLRRGDWRFLTEQEVEMLRSGMFE, encoded by the coding sequence ATGGATTCAGAATTAGAAAACAAATCTCAGAATCTGTCAACAGAACAGAATGAGGGCACCCGTGAGGGCTACTCACGAACATCAGGAAATTATTCCAACAATTATCATGAAACTGGAAATCGCACACAGCGTCCACGTATTCACAGTCAGCGCACTTATAGTTCAGAACGCACTGATCGTAGTTATAATAATGATGGTGGTTTCCGCCCAGAAGGTTTTGGTTCAAATCTGCAAAGTGATCGCATGCAAAACGGCGATCGTCCACAGCGCAGTTATCAACCACGCCAGCAAGGTGGCTATCGTCCACGTTATAATAACGATGACAACCAAGGCGGTTACAACCGTGGTGGTTATGGTCGTCCTCAGCAGCAAGGTGGCTATCGTCCTCGTTACAATAATGATGATAATCAGGGTGGTTACCGTCCTCGTTACAATAACGATGATAATCAAGGTGGCTATCGCCCTCGTTACAATAATGATGATAACCAAGGTGGTTATCAGCCACGCCAACAGGGTGGTTACAACAACCGTGGCGGATATAATAACAACCGTGGTGGCTATGGTCAGCAAGGTGGTTACAATAACCGTGGCGGATATAATAACAACCGTGGTGGCTATGGTCAGCAAGGTGGTTATAACAGTCGCGGTGGATATAATAATAATCGCAGCGGATATAATAACAACCGTGGTGGTTATGGTCAGCAGGATGGCTATCGTCCTCGCACAGCCGATTATGATCCAAACGCAAAATACAGTCTTAAGAAGCGTATTGAGTATAAGGAAGAGAATGTCGACCCTAATGAGCCAATTCGTCTTAATAAATTCCTTGCCAACGCTGGAGTTTGTTCACGTCGTGAAGCTGATGAATTCATCCAGGCAGGTGTTGTTACAGTAAATGGTAAGGTTGTTACAGAGCTTGGAACAAAGGTGTTACGTGCTGATGAAGTTAGTTTCCATGAGCAGCCTGTATCTTTGGAAAAGAAAGTTTATGTACTCCTTAACAAACCAAAGGATTATGTTACAACAAGCGATGATCCACAGCAGCGCAAGACTGTAATGGACTTGGTTAAGGACGCTTGTCCTGAACGAATCTATCCTGTAGGTCGTCTTGATAGAAATACTACTGGTGTTCTTCTTCTCACAAACGATGGTGACTTGGCTAGTAAGCTTACTCATCCTAAGTTCCTTAAGAAGAAGGTTTACCACGCTTATCTTGACAAGAACGTAACTGCAGCTGATTTGCAGAAGATCGTAGACGGTATAGAACTTGAGGATGGAGAGATTCATGCAGATGCAATTGAATATGCTGACGATATGGATAAGAGCCAGGTTGGTGTTGAAATCCACAGTGGTAAGAATCGTATCGTACGTCGTATTTTTGAGAGTCTCGGATATCGTGTTGTAAAACTTGATCGTGTACAGTTTGCCGGTCTAACAAAGAAAAACTTACGTCGCGGTGATTGGCGCTTCCTCACAGAGCAGGAAGTTGAAATGCTCCGTAGTGGTATGTTTGAATAA